The following proteins come from a genomic window of Malus domestica chromosome 02, GDT2T_hap1:
- the LOC114822556 gene encoding F-box/kelch-repeat protein At3g23880-like has protein sequence METLLDHSSMHNKQDDHRQLPYEIVEEILLQLPMKSLLRFRSVCKPWLALISDPKFVKSHLLIRSTKPDVDDHDCDHDHDAHGKTTSSRARLMLSTLPLLQSVHVHILNTTTIDAPATAPLPSPGDGEAEPIAEAKAETETKEEAAGTTSANTTTKVVEEEHEYPVTMRRPVEDMKIVGSCNGLVCLVLASEDMMIYNPSTRHVHAAPKLMTISDKDYFYGFGYDLCKDDYKIVRATSSSKAGIFATQLDIYSLKNNTWKARAETLPFYFLFNVVGTLLNEALHWAVRRGKTTDQVAADGDDERPFSIVSFDITEETYRQVPLPGDGDKKFSFYGLGVLGGRMSMLHSPHGSDYQVWLMNEYGVKASWSIFTTIPQKMDSEYLGLMSLLSILSNGEILILLHQRKLVIYNPADRKFRTVFSGDVHSSQVALYMESLVSPTMKYSMIS, from the coding sequence ATGGAAACCTTATTAGACCATTCCAGCATGCATAATAAACAAGATGATCACCGGCAGCTTCCTTATGAGATTGTGGAGGAAATTCTGCTGCAACTGCCGATGAAGTCCCTCCTTCGTTTCAGAAGCGTATGCAAGCCATGGCTTGCTCTCATCTCCGACCCAAAATTTGTCAAGTCACACCTCCTTATCCGCTCTACCAAACCAGATGTCGATGACCATGATTGTGATCATGATCATGATGCTCATGGCAAAACTACATCGTCAAGAGCACGACTCATGCTCTCCACTTTGCCCCTCCTTCAGTCCGTCCACGTACATATTCTCAATACCACTACTATTGATGCACCTGCAACGGCACCCTTGCCATCCCCTGGCGACGGTGAAGCAGAACCTATAGCAGAAGCAAAGgcagaaacagaaacaaaagaagaagCAGCTGGCACAACTAGTGCTAATACTACTACTAAGGTTGTGGAGGAGGAGCATGAGTACCCTGTGACAATGAGGCGGCCTGTCGAAGACATGAAGATTGTCGGCTCTTGTAACGGCCTTGTGTGTTTGGTGCTTGCCTCGGAAGATATGATGATTTATAATCCATCCACCAGGCACGTTCATGCAGCCCCAAAGTTGATGACAATCTCCGATAAGGATTACTTCTATGGCTTCGGTTACGATTTGTGCAAGGACGATTATAAAATAGTAAGGGCCACTTCTTCAAGTAAGGCTGGCATTTTCGCCACCCAACTTGACATTTATTCTTTGAAGAACAATACTTGGAAAGCCAGAGCCGAAACCCTACCTTTTTACTTTCTGTTCAACGTGGTCGGAACTTTACTCAACGAGGCTCTCCACTGGGCAGTTCGCCGTGGAAAGACTACCGATCAAGTTGCCGCAGACGGTGATGATGAGAGGCCTTTCTCTATTGTTTCTTTCGATATAACGGAGGAGACGTACCGGCAAGTTCCCCTACCGGGCGACGGGGACAAAAAATTCTCGTTCTATGGTTTGGGGGTTTTAGGAGGGCGGATGAGTATGCTCCACAGCCCTCATGGGTCTGATTATCAGGTGTGGTTAATGAATGAGTATGGGGTCAAGGCATCTTGGTCTATTTTCACTACCATTCCGCAGAAGATGGATTCTGAATACCTAGGGCTGATGTCACTTCTGAGTATTTTGAGCAACGGTGAAATTCTAATCCTCTTGCATCAAAGGAAACTAGTCATTTACAATCCGGCAGACAGAAAGTTTCGAACCGTATTCTCCGGAGATGTACACTCTTCTCAAGTGGCTTTGTACATGGAGAGCCTTGTTTCACCCACCATGAAATACTCCATGATCAGCTAG
- the LOC103446588 gene encoding 2-alkenal reductase (NADP(+)-dependent)-like, producing the protein MAGNYGNDREREEGEVIRNQQVLARDYIGAIPKESDMYLNTSNIKLKVPAADEYAGAILVKNLYLSCDPYMRGVKHRDASTNAQDRIVFFAADQPIVGYGVCKVVDSKHPDFKAGDLVWGITKWEEYTLITNTESFFKIHHTDVPLSYYTGILGMPGMTAYAGFYEVCKPKKGEKVYISSAFGAVGQIVGQFAKLMGCYVVGSAGSQEKVDMLKKKFGFDEAFNYKEEPDLNTALKRYFPEGIDIYWENVGGKMLDAVLMNMRLHGRIAVCGMISQYNIEEHEGVHNLMHLIYKRVRMEGFFVFDYYHLYPKFLDLVVPYIRENKITYVEDMTQGLENGPASLVGLFSGRNAGKGVVLVARD; encoded by the exons ATGGCAGGAAATTATGGTAATGATCGTGAACGTGAAGAGGGGGAAGTGATCAGGAACCAGCAAGTGCTGGCCAGAGATTACATCGGTGCGATCCCCAAGGAGTCGGACATGTACTTGAACACAAGCAACATTAAACTCAAGGTGCCTGCAGCAGATGAATATGCTGGCGCCATTTTGGTGAAGAATCTCTATTTGTCGTGTGATCCCTACATGCGAGGCGTTAAGCACAGAGATGCCTCTACTAATGCCCAGGATCGCATTGTTTTCTTTGCCGCCGACCAA CCAATCGTTGGATATGGAGTTTGTAAAGTTGTAGATTCTAAGCATCCTGACTTCAAGGCAGGTGATTTAGTTTGGGGCATCACAAAATGGGAGGAGTACACTCTCATCACTAACACTGAAAGTTTCTTCAAAATCCACCACACCGATGTGCCCCTTTCCTACTACACTGGAATTCTCG GTATGCCTGGCATGACTGCTTATGCTGGTTTCTACGAAGTTTGTAAACCTAAGAAAGGAGAAAAAGTGTACATCTCATCCGCTTTTGGAGCTGTTGGTCAGATCGTCGGCCAATTTGCCAAACTCATGGGTTGTTATGTTGTTGGAAGTGCTGGAAGTCAAGAAAAG GTTGATATGTTGAAAAAGAAGTTTGGATTTGATGAGGCTTTCAATTATAAGGAAGAGCCTGACTTGAATACGGCTTTGAAAAG GTATTTCCCAGAAGGCATTGACATTTACTGGGAGAACGTTGGGGGCAAAATGCTCGATGCAGTGCTCATGAACATGAGACTTCATGGCCGCATTGCCGTGTGCGGGATGATTTCACAATACAATATCGAGGAGCATGAAGGAGTCCACAATTTAATGCATCTGATTTACAAGCGAGTTCGTATGGAAggtttttttgtgtttgattaCTACCACCTGTATCCCAAGTTCTTGGATCTTGTGGTGCCCTACATCCGAGAAAACAAGATCACTTATGTGGAAGACATGACTCAAGGCCTTGAGAATGGTCCTGCATCCCTCGTTGGCCTTTTCTCCGGCCGTAATGCCGGAAAAGGAGTTGTTCTTGTTGCTCGCGACTAA
- the LOC103446595 gene encoding 2-alkenal reductase (NADP(+)-dependent)-like, whose translation MAYVQSTPYKPPLPNPSTWNQPLRQQQHCSFRPPPTERVSKKRDKEKKTAIIDPMAASTEGVISNKQVLLKYYVTGFPKESDMQLITATTKLKLPEGSIGVLVKNLYLSCDPYTRFRMTKPEPGAGYVDSFKPGSPIGGYGVAKVLESGDPKFKPGDFIWGMTGWEEYSVITATESLFKIQHTDVPLSYYTGILGMPGMTAYAGFYEVCNPKKGETVFVSAASGAVGQLVGQFAKLLGCYVVGSAGSKEKVDLLNNKLGFDNAFNYKEEPDLDAALKRYFPEGIDIYFENVGGKMLDAVLQNMRVNGRIAVCGMISQYTLDQREGCHNLIYLVSKQVRMQGFTVLSYYHLYGKFLEMVLPAIKEGKITYVEDVVEGLESAPAALVGLFAGRNVGKQVVAVSRE comes from the exons ATGGCCTACGTGCAGTCTACCCCCTATAAACCACCGCTTCCGAATCCATCGACTTGGAATCAACCATTGAGGCAGCAGCAGCACTGCTCATTTCGCCCTCCGCCTACAGAGAGAGTTAGTAAAAAGAGagacaaggaaaagaaaacagcaATAATCGATCCAATGGCGGCGAGTACAGAGGGAGTGATCAGCAACAAGCAGGTGCTACTGAAATACTATGTGACCGGCTTCCCCAAAGAATCTGACATGCAACTCATCACCGCCACCACCAAGCTCAAGCTTCCAGAAGGTTCCATAGGGGTTCTGGTGAAGAACCTCTACTTGTCCTGCGACCCTTATACGAGATTCCGCATGACCAAGCCTGAACCTGGCGCCGGTTATGTCGATTCCTTCAAACCCGGTTCG CCTATAGGCGGATATGGAGTTGCCAAAGTTTTGGAATCCGGGGATCCCAAGTTTAAGCCAGGCGACTTCATTTGGGGAATGACCGGGTGGGAAGAGTACAGTGTTATCACTGCAACAGAGTCTTTGTTTAAGATTCAGCACACTGATGTGCCTCTCTCTTACTATACTGGAATTCTTG GTATGCCTGGAATGACTGCTTATGCTGGTTTTTATGAGGTCTGCAATCCTAAGAAGGGAGAGACGGTCTTCGTTTCAGCAGCATCTGGAGCAGTAGGTCAGCTTGTTGGCCAATTTGCAAAGTTGTTGGGTTGCTATGTTGTTGGAAGTGCCGGAAGCAAAGAAAAG GTTGATCTGTTGAATAACAAGTTGGGGTTTGACAATGCTTTCAATTATAAAGAAGAGCCTGATTTGGATGCAGCTTTAAAAAG ATATTTTCCTGAGGGTATTGACATATACTTTGAAAATGTCGGGGGAAAGATGCTTGATGCAGTGCTACAAAACATGAGGGTCAATGGCCGGATTGCAGTTTGTGGGATGATATCGCAGTACACCCTTGACCAGCGGGAAGGTTGTCACAATTTAATATATCTGGTCAGTAAACAGGTTCGCATGCAAGGTTTCACGGTTCTTAGTTACTACCATCTTTACGGGAAGTTTCTTGAAATGGTTCTGCCGGCCATAAAAGAAGGGAAGATAACTTATGTGGAAGATGTAGTGGAAGGCCTTGAGAGCGCTCCAGCTGCTCTGGTAGGGCTCTTTGCCGGCCGCAATGTAGGAAAGCAGGTGGTTGCAGTTTCCCGAGAATGA